The region atcagcttcaaggagcaaaatacttttcgaagattgatctACGGTCAGGTTACCATCAACTAAGTGTGAAGGCAAGTGATATTCCGAAGATAACATTCAAGACTCGTTACGGACACTACGAGTTTCTTGttatgtcttttggattgacaaatgcacctgcagtttttatggacctaatgaacagggtattcaaggaTTTTCTGGACAAGTttgtgattgtgtttattgatgatatattgGTGTATTCAAAGTCAATGGAGGAACATGATGAGCATCTTCGAGTTGTGTCGGAAACACTACGGAATAACAAATTATATGCAAAATACaagaagtgtgaattttggcttgaTCAAGTCACATTTTTGGGACATATTGTATCAGCAGATGGAATCAAGGTGGATCCAGCCAAGGTTGAGGCTATTACCAATTGGCCAAGACCTAGCACTGCGACGAAAGTGAGGAGTTTCTTGGGACTCACGGGCTACTATCGCCGATTTGTAGAAGGCTTTTCGATAATTGCGATTACATTGACATAGTTGACTCGAAAAAGCAACAAATTCACATGGACCGATGAGTATGAGactagttttcaagaattgaagaagaaacTTGTGACATCACCAGTATTAACACTACCATCAGGATTGGGAggctatgtgatttatagtgatgcttcgaAGAAGGGACTTGgttgtgtattgatgcaacatggaaatgtgattgcctacgcttcaagacaattAAAGCCTCATGAGGTGAATTATCCGACACATGACTTAGAGCTTGCAGCCGTCAtttttgcattgaagatatggagacaCTATTTGTATGGTGATaagtgttattccctaacaatacaacaagaattacagaaggggggttgaatgtaattttggctactttttgagatttatgaaaatggttctaactcaatttatatctaactatttgatttgcaaagtgcggaatacagagttaagtaaatcaaacataaGGTAATAAAAACttaggtctttaaaactttctggtggatttgaatgtatccaccagagatatatatatagatatatat is a window of Apium graveolens cultivar Ventura chromosome 11, ASM990537v1, whole genome shotgun sequence DNA encoding:
- the LOC141695589 gene encoding putative mitochondrial protein AtMg00860, with the translated sequence MNRVFKDFLDKFVIVFIDDILVYSKSMEEHDEHLRVVSETLRNNKLYAKYKKCEFWLDQVTFLGHIVSADGIKVDPAKVEAITNWPRPSTATKVRSFLGLTGYYRRFVEGFSIIAITLT